In Cryomorphaceae bacterium, the following proteins share a genomic window:
- a CDS encoding SDR family oxidoreductase — MEDTSKVVLITGGTKGIGYGVAEVLLNAGYKVAITGRNLADAQAAAERLCANHPKCALGIEADVRNYKDQERAVEEVLALWGRLDVLIANAGLGKFATIQEMEHDDWHQMIDTNLTGVFNSVKACIPALIEQKGYIVTIASLAGVNFFKAGSAYNASKFGLVGFSQAIMLDLRQHDVKVTTICPGSVTSHFNDHVPVPEDAWKIQPEDIGQMIVDLLRMHPRTLPSKIEVRPSKPPSK; from the coding sequence ATGGAAGACACAAGCAAGGTGGTATTGATTACTGGAGGAACCAAGGGAATCGGATACGGTGTGGCGGAAGTGCTGCTGAACGCTGGCTACAAGGTGGCCATCACCGGAAGAAATCTCGCCGACGCACAGGCAGCTGCCGAGCGCTTGTGTGCCAACCATCCCAAATGCGCCCTGGGCATCGAGGCCGATGTGCGCAACTACAAGGATCAGGAGCGGGCTGTAGAGGAAGTTCTTGCTCTTTGGGGAAGACTCGACGTACTGATTGCCAACGCGGGCCTGGGCAAGTTTGCCACCATTCAGGAGATGGAACACGACGACTGGCACCAGATGATTGACACCAACCTCACGGGCGTATTCAACAGCGTAAAGGCGTGTATTCCTGCCTTGATTGAGCAGAAGGGCTACATTGTTACCATTGCGAGTTTGGCGGGGGTTAACTTTTTCAAAGCCGGAAGCGCCTACAACGCCAGCAAGTTCGGCCTCGTGGGATTTTCGCAAGCCATTATGCTCGACCTGCGCCAGCACGACGTAAAAGTAACCACCATTTGCCCGGGTTCAGTAACCAGCCATTTTAATGATCACGTGCCGGTTCCGGAAGACGCCTGGAAAATTCAGCCCGAAGATATCGGACAGATGATTGTGGACCTGCTGCGCATGCATCCGCGCACCCTGCCTTCAAAAATTGAGGTACGCCCTAGCAAGCCGCCCTCCAAATAG